From Phycodurus eques isolate BA_2022a chromosome 1, UOR_Pequ_1.1, whole genome shotgun sequence, one genomic window encodes:
- the map3k12 gene encoding mitogen-activated protein kinase kinase kinase 12: protein MSGTCIHEPRAPSPSLSGFSTPVSETPYRRLDGDTPACTPETDLTPTQCVLRNVLSIDTSGPGAPGGSSPTPSDGPSGHFDNSVLKLHEHDTCQCGSGAEAGHSPEAGAVRSHSENIRLQSGSGGFLEGLFGCLKPVWTMIGKAYSTEHKHSHEECWEVPFEEISDLQWVGSGAQGAVFLGKFHGDDVAVKKVRDIKETEIKHLRKLKHPNIITFKGVCTQAPCYCILMEYCAQGQLYEVLRAGRKITPSLLVDWSMGIAGGMNYLHLHKIIHRDLKSPNMLITHDDLVKISDFGTSKELSDKSTKMSFAGTVAWMAPEVIRNEPVSEKVDIWSFGVVLWEMLTGEIPYKDVDSSAIIWGVGNNSLQLPIPESCPDGFKILLRQCWNCKPRNRPSFRQILLHLDIASADVLSTPQETYFKSQAEWREEVKQHFEKIKSEGTCLHRLDEELINRRREELRHALDIREHYERKLERANNLYMELSAVMLQLELKEKELQRREQSLDKKYPGFFKHHSSRQSSSSNSMDKLIKKRNVPQKLPSGKRPDILKSEVIIPKMDLSVMQVTIPTCPTRSSTSPSRSRRVKTRHRKPGKGSSGDLAALKVNQSSPNRETVAQVNSLATYSSKQLLEPSAALRGLDHEQQQRQISSSSPDLICNMLEVSSQGKEDPPASGLERVGSLSASAGLGETEVGVAGLDDLTETPPRSDTPSEDAASFPFSSSPDSPCGRGAAAGRGSLGSPRLPHDGGEDKEDGAGAVRLPRGASGGIGSQHLTPSAILYRAAITRKQRRGVSSEEEEGEVDSEVELPRRRRPTSITKCQSVSTFSSENLSVSDGEEGHTTDHSHSGTPDVVSTNTDDRLDYRSDDLLSQGSEIPADSTDPVQASEGLSERDGMLGQAKAKLEGEQNPNEGRVLCDDSDCDSAELDQSGSGEPSRPPSAGAWMPPTQARQGSPQASHTGPQ, encoded by the exons ATGAGTGGGACCTGTATCCATGAGCCCCGTGCCCCTTCCCCCTCCCTGTCAGGCTTCAGTACCCCGGTATCAGAAACCCCCTATCGAAGACTTGATGGTGACACTCCCGCCTGCACCCCGGAAACGGATCTGACCCCTACACAGTGTGTCCTCCGAAACGTGTTGTCTATTGACACTAGTGGGCCCGGGGCACCAGGAGGCAGCAGTCCCACTCCCAGTGATGGACCCTCAGGCCACTTTGATAACAGTGTGCTAAAACTACACGAACATGACACGTGCCAGTGTGGCAGTGGTGCCGAGGCGGGCCACAGTCCGGAGGCTGGTGCTGTCCGGAGCCATTCGGAGAACATTCGCCTCCAATCAGGTAGTGGAGGGTTTTTGGAGGGTCTGTTTGGCTGCCTAAAACCTGTGTGGACCATGATCGGAAAGGCCTACTCCACTGAACACAAGCATAGCCATGAAG AGTGCTGGGAGGTTCCATTTGAGGAGATCTCAGACCTGCAGTGGGTGGGCAGTGGTGCGCAAGGTGCTGTCTTCCTCGGCAAGTTCCACGGAGATGATGTGGCCGTAAAGAAAGTGCGAGACATCAAGGAGACTGAAATCAAACACCTTCGCAAACTAAAACACCCCAACATCATTACTTTCAA GGGTGTGTGCACCCAGGCTCCTTGTTATTGCATCTTGATGGAATACTGTGCCCAAGGCCAACTATATGAGGTGCTGAGGGCGGGTCGTAAAATCACCCCCTCACTCCTGGTTGACTGGTCCATGGGCATCGCAGGAGGCATGAACTACCTACACCTTCATAAGATCATACACAGAGACCTCAAGTCCCCCAA TATGCTGATCACACACGATGACCTTGTAAAGATTTCGGACTTTGGAACCTCAAAGGAGCTCAGTGACAAGAGCACAAAGATGTCTTTTGCAGGCACTGTAGCTTGGATGGCTCCTGAGGTCATTCGGAATGAGCCAGTGTCAGAAAAGGTGGACATCTG GTCATTTGGAGTGGTGCTGTGGGAGATGCTCACCGGAGAGATCCCTTACAAAGATGTGGATTCATCTGCCATTATCTGGGGTGTCGGAAACAACAGCCTGCAGCTGCCCATACCTGAGAGCTGCCCTGATGGCTTCAAGATCCTCCTCAGACAATGCTG gAACTGCAAACCCAGGAATCGGCCCTCTTTCCGTCAGATCCTTCTCCATCTGGACATAGCGTCAGCTGACGTTCTGTCCACTCCTCAGGAGACATACTTCAAGTCCCAG GCTGAATGGCGAGAGGAGGTGAAACAGCACTTTGAGAAGATTAAATCTGAGGGTACTTGTCTGCACCGACTCGATGAGGAGCTGATCAACCGACGCAGAGAAGAGctcag ACATGCCTTAGACATTCGTGAACACTATGAGAGGAAACTGGAGAGGGCTAACAACCTCTACATGGAGCTCAGCGCTGTCATGCTGCAGCTGGAGCTTAAAGAAAAAGAGCTGCAGAG GAGGGAGCAGTCCTTGGACAAGAAGTACCCAGGTTTTTTTAAGCATCACAGCTCCAGGCAGAGCAGCTCTTCGAACAGTATGGACAAGCTCATCAAGAAGAGAAATGTGCCACAGAAACTTCCCTCAGGAAAGCG gCCAGACATCCTTAAGTCTGAGGTAATCATTCCCAAAATGGATTTGTCTGTAATGCAAGTCACTATCCCCACGTGCCCCACTAGAAGCTCCACTTCTCCCAGTCGGTCTCGGAGGGTAAAAACCCGCCACCGTAAGCCTGGAAAAGGCAGCAGTGGAGATCTGGCAGCACTTAAAGTCAATCAATCGTCTCCCAATAGAGAGACGGTGGCCCAAGTTAACAGTTTGGCCACTTATTCCTCCAAGCAGCTCCTGGAGCCCTCTGCAGCCCTGCGGGGCCTCGACCACGAGCAGCAGCAAAGGCAGATATCCTCCTCCAGCCCTGACCTAATCTGCAACATGCTAGAGGTGAGCAGCCAGGGAAAAGAGGATCCACCTGCCAGTGGACTGGAAAGAGTGGGAAGCCTCAGCGCCTCTGCAGGATTAGGGGAAACAGAGGTGGGGGTTGCCGGTCTGGATGATCTCACAGAAACTCCCCCGCGCAGCGATACTCCAAGCGAGGATGCAGCATCATTCCCGTTTTCTAGCAGCCCCGACTCGCCTTGTGGGAGAGGGGCTGCAGCAGGGCGTGGATCTCTTGGATCTCCCCGCCTGCCTCATGATGGGGGGGAAGATAAAGAGGATGGAGCAGGTGCTGTGAGGTTGCCCCGGGGGGCTTCAGGAGGAATTGGGAGTCAGCACCTCACACCTTCAGCCATTCTGTACAGGGCAGCTATTACACGAAAACAG AGGCGTGGGGTGTCgtcagaagaggaggagggtgaaGTTGACAGTGAGGTTGAGTTACCACGGAGACG ACGGCCGACGAGCATCACCAAGTGTCAGTCGGTGTCAACCTTCAGCTCAGAGAACCTGTCAGTTTCGGACGGCGAGGAGGGCCACACTACAGACCACTCCCACAGCGGCACCCCTGATGTAGTCAGCACCAACACGGATGACAGGTTGGACTACCGCAGTGACGACCTCCTCTCTCAGGGCTCAGAGATCCCAGCAGACAGCACGGATCCCGTGCAGGCTTCTGAAGGCCTGTCAGAGAGAGACGGAATGCTGGGTCAGGCCAAAGCAAAGCTGGAAGGCGAGCAGAATCCAAATGAG GGTCGGGTCCTGTGTGATGATTCGGACTGTGACAGCGCTGAGCTGGACCAGTCAGGCAGCGGAGAGCCGAGCCGACCTCCCAGCGCTGGAGCGTGGATGCCGCCCACTCAAGCCCGTCAAGGGTCCCCACAGGCATCTCACACAGGACCCCAATAG